In Rattus rattus isolate New Zealand chromosome 9, Rrattus_CSIRO_v1, whole genome shotgun sequence, a genomic segment contains:
- the Rhbdl1 gene encoding rhomboid-related protein 1 isoform X1: MRVLWLCARWAGISVTLSELQERRAEQAERAGRGGAERSAEQPLPASADPGPRPGSMDRSSLLQLIQEQQLDPENTGFIGADTFAGLVHSHELPLDPTKLDMLVALAQSNERGQVCYQELVDLVSAMISSKRSSSFKRAIANGQRALPRDGLLDEPGLGVYKRFVRYVAYEILPCEVDRRWYFYRHRTCPPPVFMASVTLAQIIVFLCYGARLNKWVLQTYHPEYMKSPLVYHPGHRARAWRFLTYMFMHVGLEQLGFNALLQLMIGVPLEMVHGVLRISLLYLAGVLAGSLTVSITDMRAPVVGGSGGVYALCSAHLANVVMNWAGMRCPYKLLRMVLALVCMSSEVGRAVWLRFSPPLPASGPQPSFMAHLAGAVVGVSMGLTILRSYEERLRDQCGWWVVLLAYGTFLLFAIFWNVFAYDLLGADIPPPP; this comes from the exons ATGCGCGTGCTCTGGCTGTGTGCGCGCTGGGCTGGCATCTCGGTGACGCTGTCTGAGCTCCAGGAGCGCAGAGCAGAGCAGGCGGAGCGGGCCGGCCGGGGCGGAGCGGAGCGGTCCGCAGAGCAGCCCCTCCCGGCCTCGGCCGACCCCGGCCCTCGGCCCGGCTCTATGGACAGGAGCTCGCTGCTGCAGCTCATTCAGGAGCAG CAGCTGGATCCTGAGAACACAGGCTTCATCGGTGCGGACACCTTCGCTGGTCTGGTACACAGCCATGAGTTGCCCCTGGACCCCACCAAGTTGGACATGTTGGTGGCTCTGGCTCAGAGCAACGAGAGGGGCCAGGTCTGCTACCAGGAGCTGGTGGACCTGGTCAGTGCCATG ATCAGCAGCAAGCGCTCCAGCAGCTTCAAGAGAGCCATTGCTAACGGACAGCGGGCACTGCCCCGGGACGGACTGCTAGATGAGCCAGGCCTGGGCGTCTACAAACGGTTTGTGCGATATGTGGCCTACGAGATCCTGCCCTGTGAGGTGGACCGCCGCTGGTACTTCTACAGGCACCGCACCTGCCCACCCCCTGTGTTCATGGCCTCGGTCACCCTTGCCCAG ATCATCGTGTTCCTGTGCTACGGGGCACGGCTCAACAAGTGGGTGCTCCAGACCTACCACCCCGAATACATGAAGAGCCCTCTGGTCTATCACCCAGGACACCGTGCTCGGGCCTGGCGCTTCCTCACCTACATGTTCATGCATGTCGG GCTGGAGCAGCTAGGGTTCAATGCCCTGTTGCAGCTGATGATCGGGGTGCCCCTGGAGATGGTACATGGCGTGCTTCGCATCAGCCTGCTCTACCTGGCAGGTGTGCTGGCAG GCTCCCTGACTGTCTCTATCACAGATATGCGTGCCCCCGTGGTAGGGGGCTCTGGAGGGGTCTATGCCCTGTGCTCGGCACACCTGGCCAATGTTGTCATG AACTGGGCTGGGATGCGGTGTCCATACAAGCTGCTGCGGATGGTGCTGGCTCTGGTGTGCA TGAGCTCCGAAGTGGGCCGGGCTGTGTGGCTACGCTTCTCCCCACCACTGCCTGCCTCAGGCCCACAGCCTAGCTTCATGGCACACCTGGCTGGTGCAGTGGTAGGTGTAAGCATGGGCCTTACCATCCTTCGAAGCTATGAGGAGCGCCTGAGGGACCAGTGCGGCTGGTGGGTGGTGCTACTTGCCTATGGCACCTTCCTGCTTTTCGCCATCTTCTGGAACGTCTTTGCCTATGACCTGCTGGGTGCCGATATCCCCCCTCCACCTTGA
- the Rhbdl1 gene encoding rhomboid-related protein 1 isoform X2, with amino-acid sequence MRVLWLCARWAGISVTLSELQERRAEQAERAGRGGAERSAEQPLPASADPGPRPGSMDRSSLLQLIQEQQLDPENTGFIGADTFAGLVHSHELPLDPTKLDMLVALAQSNERGQVCYQELVDLISSKRSSSFKRAIANGQRALPRDGLLDEPGLGVYKRFVRYVAYEILPCEVDRRWYFYRHRTCPPPVFMASVTLAQIIVFLCYGARLNKWVLQTYHPEYMKSPLVYHPGHRARAWRFLTYMFMHVGLEQLGFNALLQLMIGVPLEMVHGVLRISLLYLAGVLAGSLTVSITDMRAPVVGGSGGVYALCSAHLANVVMNWAGMRCPYKLLRMVLALVCMSSEVGRAVWLRFSPPLPASGPQPSFMAHLAGAVVGVSMGLTILRSYEERLRDQCGWWVVLLAYGTFLLFAIFWNVFAYDLLGADIPPPP; translated from the exons ATGCGCGTGCTCTGGCTGTGTGCGCGCTGGGCTGGCATCTCGGTGACGCTGTCTGAGCTCCAGGAGCGCAGAGCAGAGCAGGCGGAGCGGGCCGGCCGGGGCGGAGCGGAGCGGTCCGCAGAGCAGCCCCTCCCGGCCTCGGCCGACCCCGGCCCTCGGCCCGGCTCTATGGACAGGAGCTCGCTGCTGCAGCTCATTCAGGAGCAG CAGCTGGATCCTGAGAACACAGGCTTCATCGGTGCGGACACCTTCGCTGGTCTGGTACACAGCCATGAGTTGCCCCTGGACCCCACCAAGTTGGACATGTTGGTGGCTCTGGCTCAGAGCAACGAGAGGGGCCAGGTCTGCTACCAGGAGCTGGTGGACCTG ATCAGCAGCAAGCGCTCCAGCAGCTTCAAGAGAGCCATTGCTAACGGACAGCGGGCACTGCCCCGGGACGGACTGCTAGATGAGCCAGGCCTGGGCGTCTACAAACGGTTTGTGCGATATGTGGCCTACGAGATCCTGCCCTGTGAGGTGGACCGCCGCTGGTACTTCTACAGGCACCGCACCTGCCCACCCCCTGTGTTCATGGCCTCGGTCACCCTTGCCCAG ATCATCGTGTTCCTGTGCTACGGGGCACGGCTCAACAAGTGGGTGCTCCAGACCTACCACCCCGAATACATGAAGAGCCCTCTGGTCTATCACCCAGGACACCGTGCTCGGGCCTGGCGCTTCCTCACCTACATGTTCATGCATGTCGG GCTGGAGCAGCTAGGGTTCAATGCCCTGTTGCAGCTGATGATCGGGGTGCCCCTGGAGATGGTACATGGCGTGCTTCGCATCAGCCTGCTCTACCTGGCAGGTGTGCTGGCAG GCTCCCTGACTGTCTCTATCACAGATATGCGTGCCCCCGTGGTAGGGGGCTCTGGAGGGGTCTATGCCCTGTGCTCGGCACACCTGGCCAATGTTGTCATG AACTGGGCTGGGATGCGGTGTCCATACAAGCTGCTGCGGATGGTGCTGGCTCTGGTGTGCA TGAGCTCCGAAGTGGGCCGGGCTGTGTGGCTACGCTTCTCCCCACCACTGCCTGCCTCAGGCCCACAGCCTAGCTTCATGGCACACCTGGCTGGTGCAGTGGTAGGTGTAAGCATGGGCCTTACCATCCTTCGAAGCTATGAGGAGCGCCTGAGGGACCAGTGCGGCTGGTGGGTGGTGCTACTTGCCTATGGCACCTTCCTGCTTTTCGCCATCTTCTGGAACGTCTTTGCCTATGACCTGCTGGGTGCCGATATCCCCCCTCCACCTTGA
- the Rhbdl1 gene encoding rhomboid-related protein 1 isoform X3, translated as MRVLWLCARWAGISVTLSELQERRAEQAERAGRGGAERSAEQPLPASADPGPRPGSMDRSSLLQLIQEQISSKRSSSFKRAIANGQRALPRDGLLDEPGLGVYKRFVRYVAYEILPCEVDRRWYFYRHRTCPPPVFMASVTLAQIIVFLCYGARLNKWVLQTYHPEYMKSPLVYHPGHRARAWRFLTYMFMHVGLEQLGFNALLQLMIGVPLEMVHGVLRISLLYLAGVLAGSLTVSITDMRAPVVGGSGGVYALCSAHLANVVMNWAGMRCPYKLLRMVLALVCMSSEVGRAVWLRFSPPLPASGPQPSFMAHLAGAVVGVSMGLTILRSYEERLRDQCGWWVVLLAYGTFLLFAIFWNVFAYDLLGADIPPPP; from the exons ATGCGCGTGCTCTGGCTGTGTGCGCGCTGGGCTGGCATCTCGGTGACGCTGTCTGAGCTCCAGGAGCGCAGAGCAGAGCAGGCGGAGCGGGCCGGCCGGGGCGGAGCGGAGCGGTCCGCAGAGCAGCCCCTCCCGGCCTCGGCCGACCCCGGCCCTCGGCCCGGCTCTATGGACAGGAGCTCGCTGCTGCAGCTCATTCAGGAGCAG ATCAGCAGCAAGCGCTCCAGCAGCTTCAAGAGAGCCATTGCTAACGGACAGCGGGCACTGCCCCGGGACGGACTGCTAGATGAGCCAGGCCTGGGCGTCTACAAACGGTTTGTGCGATATGTGGCCTACGAGATCCTGCCCTGTGAGGTGGACCGCCGCTGGTACTTCTACAGGCACCGCACCTGCCCACCCCCTGTGTTCATGGCCTCGGTCACCCTTGCCCAG ATCATCGTGTTCCTGTGCTACGGGGCACGGCTCAACAAGTGGGTGCTCCAGACCTACCACCCCGAATACATGAAGAGCCCTCTGGTCTATCACCCAGGACACCGTGCTCGGGCCTGGCGCTTCCTCACCTACATGTTCATGCATGTCGG GCTGGAGCAGCTAGGGTTCAATGCCCTGTTGCAGCTGATGATCGGGGTGCCCCTGGAGATGGTACATGGCGTGCTTCGCATCAGCCTGCTCTACCTGGCAGGTGTGCTGGCAG GCTCCCTGACTGTCTCTATCACAGATATGCGTGCCCCCGTGGTAGGGGGCTCTGGAGGGGTCTATGCCCTGTGCTCGGCACACCTGGCCAATGTTGTCATG AACTGGGCTGGGATGCGGTGTCCATACAAGCTGCTGCGGATGGTGCTGGCTCTGGTGTGCA TGAGCTCCGAAGTGGGCCGGGCTGTGTGGCTACGCTTCTCCCCACCACTGCCTGCCTCAGGCCCACAGCCTAGCTTCATGGCACACCTGGCTGGTGCAGTGGTAGGTGTAAGCATGGGCCTTACCATCCTTCGAAGCTATGAGGAGCGCCTGAGGGACCAGTGCGGCTGGTGGGTGGTGCTACTTGCCTATGGCACCTTCCTGCTTTTCGCCATCTTCTGGAACGTCTTTGCCTATGACCTGCTGGGTGCCGATATCCCCCCTCCACCTTGA
- the Rhot2 gene encoding mitochondrial Rho GTPase 2: MRRDVRILLLGEAQVGKTSLILSLVGEEFPEEVPARAEEITIPADVTPEKVPTHIVDYSEAEQTEEELQEEIHKANVVCVVYDVSEEATIEKIRTKWIPLVNGRTATGPRLPIILVGNKSDLRPGSTIEAVLPIMSQFPEIETCVECSAKHLRNISELFYYAQKAVLHPTAPLYDPEAKQLRPACAQALTRIFRLSDQDLDHALSDEELNAFQKSCFGHPLAPQALEDVKRVVCKNVAGGVQDDRLTLEGFLFLNTLFIQRGRHETTWTILRRFGYSDSLELTPDYLCPPLHVPPGCSTELNHRGYQFVQRVFEKHDQDHDGVLSPTELESLFSVFSVAPWGPELLHTVPTEAGCLSLRGYLCQWTLVTYLDVQHCLAHLGYLGYPTLCEQDSQAQAITVTREKRLDQEKGQTQRSVLMCKVLGARGVGKSAFLQAFLGHRLGEARDRDAPEKLPTHTINTVRVSGQEKYLILCEVNADILLDTSLDTTCDVACLMFDSSDPETFVQCATIYKRYYMDGQTPCLFISSKADLPEGVAPPGLSPAEFCRRHRLPAPASFSCLGPAQSSVDVFTQLATMATFPHLVHTELHPTPFWLRGVLVAVGTAVAAVLSFSLYRVLVKSR; this comes from the exons ATGAGGCGCGACGTGCGCATCCTGCTGCTGGGCGAGG CCCAGGTGGGGAAGACTTCTCTGATCCTGTCGCTGGTCGGCGAGGAGTTTCCCGAGGAG GTCCCTGCCCGCGCGGAGGAGATAACCATCCCCGCCGACGTCACCCCAGAGAAGGTGCCCACCCATATCGTGGATTACTCAG aagCGGAGCAGACAGAGGAGGAACTTCAGGAGGAGATCCACAAG GCAAacgtggtgtgtgtggtgtacgaTGTATCTGAGGAAGCCACCATTGAGAAG ATCCGAACCAAGTGGATTCCCCTCGTGAATGGCAGGACGGCAACAGGGCCCAG GTTGCCCATCATCCTGGTAGGCAATAAGTCAGACCTGCGGCCAGGAAGTACCATAGAGGCTGTGTTGCCCATTATGAGCCAGTTTCCTGAGATAGAGACCTGCGTGGAG TGTTCAGCCAAGCACTTGAGGAATATCTCAGAGCTGTTCTACTATGCCCAGAAGGCTGTTCTGCATCCCACTGCTCCCCTTTATGACCCTGAGGCCAAACAG TTAAGGCCTGCCTGCGCCCAGGCACTCACACGCATCTTCAGGCTGTCGGATCAGGACCTAGACCACGCACTCAGCGACGAGGAGCTCAATGCCTTCCAG AAGTCCTGCTTTGGCCATCCCCTGGCCCCACAAGCCCTGGAGGATGTAAAGAGGGTAGTGTGCAAGAACGTGGCAGGTGGTGTGCAGGATGACCGACTGACCCTGGAAG GCTTCCTCTTCCTGAACACACTTTTCATCCAGCGTGGCCGGCACGAGACTACGTGGACCATCCTACGGCGCTTTGGTTACAGTGACTCGCTGGAGCTGACTCCTGACTACCTCTGTCCACC GCTCCACGTCCCCCCTGGCTGCAGCACCGAGCTCAACCATCGTGGCTACCAGTTTGTGCAGCGAGTGTTTGAGAAGCATGATCAG GACCATGATGGTGTCCTCTCACCCACGGAACTAGAGAGTCTCTTCAGCGTGTTCTCAGTTGCTCCGTGGGGCCCTGAACTCTTACACACAGTCCCCACTGAGGCTGGCTGTCTGTCCTTGCGTGGATATCTCTGCCAGTGGAC CCTGGTGACTTACTTGGATGTCCAGCACTGCCTTGCCCATCTTGGCTACCTGGGTTACCCTACCCTCTGTGAGCAGGACTCCCAGGCACAGGCTATCACAG TTACCCGTGAGAAGAGACTGGACCAGGAGAAAGGGCAGACACAGCGCAGCGTCCTCATGTGTAAGGTGTTGGGAGCCCGAGGAGTGGGCAAGTCGGCCTTCTTGCAGGCTTTCCTCGGCCACAGACTTGGG GAAGCCAGGGACAGGGACGCCCCTGAGAAATTGCCCACGCATACCATCAATACAGTTCGGGTCAGCGGACAGGAGAAGTACCTGATT CTGTGTGAAGTGAATGCTGATATCCTGCTGGACACCTCTCTAGACACTACCTGTGATGTCGCCTGCTTAATGTTTGACAGCAGTGACCCCGAGACCTTCGTGCAGTGTGCTACCATCTACAAG CGTTATTACATGGATGGGCAGACACCCTGCCTCTTTATCTCCTCCAAAGCTGATCTCCCTGAAGGTGTTGCCCCACCAGGCCTATCACCAGCTGAGTTCTGCCGTAGGCACCGGCTGCCAGCCCCGGCCTCATTCTCCTGCTTGGGACCAGCACAGTCCAGCGTAGATGTTTTTACCCAACTTGCTACTATGGCCACTTTCCC ACACCTGGTGCACACAGAgctgcaccccacccccttctGGCTCCGAGGCGTGCTGGTGGCTGTTGGGACTGCGGTGGCTGCTGTCCTTAGCTTCTCACTATATAGGGTCCTAGTGAAGAGCCGATGA